Proteins encoded by one window of Methylovirgula ligni:
- the ilvN gene encoding acetolactate synthase small subunit encodes MNAPIAPLSPYSSALGKENIETHTLSVVVDNEPGVLARVVGLFSGRGYNIESLTVAEIAHAEHLSRITVVTSGPAAAIEQIGHQLERLVPVHVVKDLTLRGNAIERELAMIKVVGTGTPRQEALRLGEIFHARVIDTTTESFVFELTGAASKIDEFVELMRPLGLVEVARTGIAAMTRGKAPT; translated from the coding sequence ATGAACGCCCCCATCGCGCCGCTCTCGCCCTATTCCTCGGCGCTCGGCAAGGAAAATATCGAGACGCATACGCTCTCCGTTGTCGTCGACAACGAGCCGGGCGTGCTGGCGCGGGTCGTGGGCCTGTTTTCCGGGCGCGGCTACAATATCGAGAGCCTGACGGTCGCCGAGATCGCGCATGCCGAGCACTTATCGCGCATCACGGTCGTCACCTCCGGGCCGGCGGCGGCGATCGAGCAGATCGGCCATCAATTGGAGCGGCTCGTGCCGGTCCATGTCGTCAAGGACTTGACGCTGCGCGGCAATGCGATCGAGCGGGAATTGGCGATGATCAAGGTCGTCGGCACCGGCACGCCGCGGCAGGAGGCGCTGCGGCTCGGCGAGATTTTCCACGCCCGCGTCATCGACACGACAACCGAATCCTTTGTTTTTGAGCTTACCGGCGCGGCCTCGAAGATCGACGAATTCGTCGAATTGATGCGGCCACTCGGCCTTGTCGAAGTCGCCCGCACCGGTATTGCCGCCATGACGCGCGGCAAGGCCCCGACCTGA
- the ilvC gene encoding ketol-acid reductoisomerase: MRVYYDRDADLNLIKGKKVAVIGYGSQGHAHALNLRDSGVKDVIVALREGSSTAKKAAGEGLKVLSVAEAAKIADVVMVLTPDELQSDIYREQLAANLKQGAALLFAHGLSIHFNLIEPRKDLDVLMVAPKGPGHTVRSEYKRGGGVPCLIAVAQDATGNAHDLALSYASAIGGGRAGIIETTFREECETDLFGEQAVLCGGLVELIRNGFETLVEAGYAPEMAYFECLHEVKLIVDLIYEGGIANMNYSISNTAEYGEYVSGPRVVTPATKAEMKKILDDIQTGKFTREWMLENKVNQTSFKASRAKAQAHPIEQVGAKLRAMMPWIGANKLVDKEKN; encoded by the coding sequence ATGCGCGTATATTACGATCGTGATGCCGACCTCAATCTCATCAAGGGCAAGAAGGTCGCCGTCATCGGCTATGGCAGCCAGGGCCATGCTCATGCCCTCAACCTGCGCGATTCCGGCGTCAAGGATGTCATCGTCGCGCTGCGCGAGGGCTCAAGCACCGCGAAGAAGGCCGCCGGCGAGGGACTCAAGGTTCTGTCCGTTGCCGAGGCCGCGAAGATCGCCGATGTCGTCATGGTGCTGACGCCGGACGAATTGCAGAGCGATATCTATCGCGAACAGCTCGCCGCCAATCTGAAGCAAGGCGCCGCGCTGCTGTTCGCGCATGGGCTTTCGATCCATTTCAATCTCATCGAGCCGCGCAAGGATCTCGACGTGCTGATGGTGGCGCCAAAGGGCCCCGGCCACACGGTGCGCTCGGAATACAAGCGCGGCGGCGGCGTTCCCTGTCTTATTGCTGTGGCGCAGGACGCGACGGGCAATGCCCATGATCTCGCGCTTTCCTATGCGTCGGCCATCGGTGGCGGCCGCGCCGGCATCATTGAAACGACCTTCCGCGAGGAATGCGAGACGGACCTTTTCGGCGAGCAGGCGGTGCTTTGCGGCGGCCTCGTCGAACTGATCCGCAACGGCTTCGAGACGCTGGTCGAGGCGGGCTATGCGCCGGAAATGGCTTATTTCGAGTGCCTGCACGAGGTGAAGCTGATTGTCGACCTCATCTATGAGGGCGGCATCGCCAACATGAATTATTCGATCTCGAACACCGCCGAATATGGCGAATATGTCAGCGGTCCGCGCGTCGTAACGCCGGCGACCAAGGCCGAGATGAAGAAAATCCTCGACGACATCCAGACCGGCAAATTCACGCGCGAATGGATGCTGGAAAACAAGGTCAACCAGACTTCGTTCAAGGCGAGCCGTGCCAAGGCGCAGGCGCATCCGATCGAGCAGGTCGGCGCCAAGCTGCGCGCCATGATGCCCTGGATCGGCGCCAACAAGCTGGTCGACAAGGAAAAGAATTAA
- a CDS encoding SDR family oxidoreductase: protein MNIEGSVALVTGANRGLGKVLVEQLRAKGARKVYAGARDPAKITYPGVTPVKLDVTSAADVAAAAAALGDVNLVINNAGVAPFGTLADDASLEAARAVMETNYFGPLRIANAFAPILAKNGGGALVNMLSVLSWITFPSLGAYCASKSAAWALTNALRHELKGQKTLVIGAHAGLINTDMAAGVDAPKVSPEQVAAAILEAVASGREEVLADETSRRVKSALSSEPGPYL, encoded by the coding sequence ATGAATATCGAAGGGTCAGTCGCGCTGGTCACGGGTGCCAACCGCGGTCTTGGAAAGGTTTTGGTCGAGCAATTGCGCGCCAAGGGGGCGCGGAAAGTCTACGCCGGGGCGCGCGATCCTGCGAAAATCACCTATCCAGGGGTCACGCCGGTCAAGCTCGATGTGACGAGCGCGGCCGATGTCGCGGCCGCCGCAGCGGCACTCGGCGATGTGAATCTTGTCATCAACAACGCCGGAGTCGCACCCTTTGGGACGCTGGCCGACGATGCCTCGCTCGAAGCCGCCCGCGCGGTCATGGAGACCAATTATTTCGGGCCGTTGCGGATCGCCAACGCCTTCGCGCCGATCCTCGCGAAGAATGGCGGCGGGGCGCTGGTCAACATGCTCTCGGTCTTGAGCTGGATCACCTTTCCGTCGCTTGGCGCCTATTGCGCCTCGAAATCGGCCGCCTGGGCGCTGACCAATGCCCTGCGGCACGAGTTAAAGGGACAAAAGACCCTCGTGATCGGCGCCCACGCCGGGCTGATCAACACGGACATGGCAGCCGGGGTGGATGCGCCGAAAGTCTCGCCGGAACAGGTTGCCGCCGCGATCCTCGAGGCGGTGGCGAGCGGGCGCGAGGAGGTTCTGGCCGATGAAACCTCCCGCCGGGTCAAATCCGCGCTTTCGAGCGAGCCGGGCCCCTATCTTTGA